Proteins encoded in a region of the Takifugu flavidus isolate HTHZ2018 chromosome 8, ASM371156v2, whole genome shotgun sequence genome:
- the LOC130529558 gene encoding helicase ARIP4-like isoform X3, translated as MDQSHSAPFSSENGAQGGDSDAWQCTPPQSTSPSGETPAHPPPSQPGSRPRSRPASQSPSPPSALTGTKKRSTKPAHIRRNIRKLLREHQLEAVTKAAQQDELERRRRLEQQRKQDFPTPALTKYKTGDVAKRASSSSATQQEARLAGQEVVCLNSSSEEQSKAAAPSSAPRQHKTDVICLSSSEDDPLASRGPTRGEGSEKSKRSGTHTDDAFNRPDAQGRVLVNLNHPSEEKDIFLLPQLARAIKPHQIGGIRFLYDNLIESVENFGNSSGFGCILAHSMGLGKTLQVISFIDILFRHTRAHTVLAIVPVNTLQNWLSEFNTWVPAPETLPPDTDPGLVAPRAFKVHILNDEHKNTATRAKVVEEWARDGGVLLMGYEMYRLLSLKKNYVAGRKKKNKKATGPVVINVDEEDRQQELLKGIEKALARPGPDVVICDEGHRIKNCHASTSHALKKIQTRRRVVLTGYPLQNNLIEYWCMVDFVRPDFLGTRQEFSNMFERPILNGQCVDSTPEDVQLMRYRSHVLHSLLEGFVQRRGHDVLRDQLPSKQEHVILVRLSPLQRALYTEFMNRFKEAGNTGWLSLNPLKAFSVCCKIWNHPDVLFEALQKENLAGDQDLDLDDITTTAPTRCLSTPNQKPKPPENPHPIGGLSLNQLQEKANQVITYEWAKEIMSDYKPGVLENSAKMVLLFHLIEESVRKGDKLLVFSQSLSTLTVIEDFLAKRPVPPSPKKDKPNQTWVRNINYYRLDGSTTVSERERLINQFNDPSNTSAWLFLLSTRAGCLGVNLIGANRVVVFDASWNPCHDAQAVCRVYRYGQRKPCHIYRLVCDFTLEKKIYDRQISKQGMSDRVVDDLNPVLTFTRREVESLLHFVEEVPDPSQVQLQPQEGLESVLRKALHFYPQLITKQPFPHESLLIDCKELKLSKDEKKAAKKGYEEEKRASVPYTRPSYAHYYPASDQSLTNIPAFSQRNWRPSPRAEEKSIGSVRPVPSAPVPMMPSQASSGSAPRDTSDASSLGGFPVHCLQKAGVFVQKIVTTTDLVIPGSNSSTDVQARITAGESIHIIRGTKGTYIRTSDGRIFAVRAANKPKPAEENAASFPAKTFQAPAEESAKVDNGLLSPERKQQQPSDILPRPLSPDSPEIISELQRYTGVAGGPGDQTQNGTPSENQVQPNGGGNVNHHDASVTSVVQPNMDAAVAQDLRIGSKRKASSPPPEEHPSKQHAAGKHSSASMASQGFPFSGGYGLPPLGINPSVLGGSLGLFMGAGAPYLQSPHTHPGESGYIYPDLFGFGGAGAVPASSSSTTTATLSTASSTSTVSAPGAMPPYMLRPNMAAMAAMLPPGFPLSYSQSLAGLYAGSMLPGGLPGTAASPGLSGASYVSQYPPTSAPSSCSSSPSSFSSSARSEGHRAPVLVNGRNISSGCSSEDEGDVTKVRGE; from the exons ACCAGTCTCACAGCGCCCCCTTCAGCTCAGAGAATGGGGCTCAGGGAGGCGACTCGGACGCGTGGCAATGCACCCCTCCCCAATCTACCTCACCATCGGGAGAGACTCCGGCCCACCCGCCGCCCTCCCAGCCAGGATCTAGACCCCGTTCCAGGCCGGCAAGCCaaagcccctcccctccctcagccCTCACCGGGACCAAGAAGAGGAGCACCAAACCAGCACACATAAGACGTAACATCAG GAAACTGCTGAGAGAGCATCAGTTGGAGGCAGTGACCAAGGCCGCCCAGCAGGACGAGCTAGAGAGGCGGCGGCGcctggaacagcagaggaagcaggattTTCCCACACCGGCGCTGACTAAATACAAAACTG GCGATGTGGCGAAGCGCGCGTCCTCATCGTCCGCTACGCAGCAGGAAGCCCGCTTGGCcggacaggaagtggtctgcctgaacagcagcagtgaggagcagagcaagGCGGCCGCACCTTCCTCTGCTCCCAGGCAGCATAAAACAG ATGTGATCTGTCTGAGCTCCAGCGAGGACGACCCTCTGGCCAGCAGAGGGCCGACCAGGGGAGAGGGGAGCGAGAAGAGCAAGCGGAGCGGCACACACACCGACGACGCCTTCAACCGCCCGGACGCCCAGGGCAGGGTGCTGGTCAACTTGAACCATCCGTCCGAGGAGAAGGACATTTTCCTGTTGCCTCAGCTGGCCAGAGCCATCAAACCTCACCAG ATCGGCGGGATCCGTTTCCTGTACGACAACCTGATTGAGTCGGTGGAGAACTTCGGCAACAGCAGCGGGTTCGGCTGCATTCTGGCCCACAGCATGGGCCTCGGCAAGACGCTGCAGGTCATCTCCTTCATCGACATCCTGTTCCGACACACCCGGGCTCACACCGTGCTCGCAATCGTCCCC GTAAACACTTTACAAAATTGGCTGTCAGAGTTCAACACTTGGGTCCCGGCCCCTGAGACGCTACCGCCAGACACAGACCCGGGCCTGGTGGCCCCTCGCGCCTTTAAAGTTCACATCCTCAATGATGAACACAA GAACACGGCGACCAGGGCCAAGGTGGTGGAGGAGTGGGCGCGGGATGGAGGGGTGCTGCTGATGGGCTACGAGATGTATCGCCTGCTGTCGCTGAAGAAGAACTATGTGGccggcaggaagaagaagaacaagaaggcGACGGGGCCTGTGGTCATCAACGTAGATGAAGAGGacaggcagcaggagctgctcaaAG GCATAGAGAAAGCTTTGGCCAGGCCCGGTCCCGATGTGGTGATCTGTGACGAAGGCCATCGGATCAAGAACTGTCATGCCAGCACGTCGCACGCTCTgaagaagatccaaaccagacggCGCGTGGTCCTGACAGGCTATCCCCTCCAGAACAACCTGATCGAGTACTGGTGCATGGTCGATTTTGTCCGCCCAGACTTCCTCG GCACACGGCAGGAGTTCAGCAACATGTTTGAACGGCCAATTCTGAACGGGCAGTGTGTGGACAGCACGCCCGAGGATGTCCAGCTGATGAGGTACAGGAGCCATGTTCTCCACAGCCTGCTGGAGGGCTTTGTGCAGAG ACGAGGTCACGATGTCCTGAGGGACCAGCTGCCCTCCAAACAGGAGCATGTGATCCTGGTGCGACTCTCCCCCCTGCAGAGGGCGCTCTACACCGAATTTATGAACCGCTTCAAAGAGGCAGGAAACACTGGATGGCTCAGCCTCAACCCACTGAAGGCTTTCTCTGTTTGCTGTaag ATTTGGAATCATCCAGACGTGCTGTTCGAGGCCTTGCAGAAGGAAAACCTGGCGGGCGACCAGGATTTAGACCttgatgacatcaccaccaCAGCTCCCACCCGGTGTCTCTCAACACCCAATCAAAAGCCCAAACCCCCAGAGAATCCACATCCCATCGGGGGGCTGAGtctgaaccagctgcaggagaaagccAACCAGGTCATCACCTATGAATGG GCAAAGGAAATCATGTCCGACTACAAACCTGGCGTCCTGGAGAACTCTGCCAAAATGGTGCTGCTGTTTCATCTGATAGAAGAGAGCGTGAGGAAGGGAGACAAACTCCTCGTCTTCAG TCAGAGTTTGTCCACACTGACAGTGATTGAGGATTTTCTTGCCAAGAGGCCAGTTCCTCCATCACCCAAGAAAGACAAACCGAACCAGACCTGGGTCCGCAACATCAACTACTACC GACTAGATGGGAGCACGACCGTTTCAGAAAGGGAGAGACTAATAAATCAATTCAATGATCCATCCAACACCTCAGCGTGGCTCTTCCTGCTGTCGACCAG GGCTGGTTGTTTGGGAGTAAACCTGATCGGAGCTAACCGTGTGGTGGTTTTCGATGCGTCCTGGAACCCTTGCCACGATGCCCAGGCCGTTTGTCGTGTCTACCGCTACGGTCAGAGGAAGCCTTGTCATATTTACCGGCTGGTGTGTGACTTCACCCTGGAGAAGAAGATCTACGACCGGCAAATTTCCAAACAGGGCATGTCTG ACCGGGTGGTGGACGACCTGAACCCAGTGTTGACCTTCACCAGGAGGGAAGTGGAGTCTCTTCTTCACTTTGTGGAGGAAGTGCCGGATCCCTCCCAGGTCCAGCTGCAACCCCAGGAGGGCCTGGAGAGTGTCCTCAGGAAGGCACTGCACTTTTACCCTCAACTGATTACTAAG CAACCTTTCCCCCACGAGTCCCTGCTGATAGACTGCAAAGAGCTAAAGCTGAGCAAGGATGAGAAGAAGGCAGCCAAGAAGGGctatgaggaggagaagagggccTCTGTGCCTTACACACGTCCCTCTTACGCTCACTACTATCCTGCCAGCGACCAGAGCCTCACCAACATCCCTGCCTTCAGTCAGAGGAACTG GCGCCCGTCTCCTCGCGCTGAAGAGAAATCCATTGGCAGCGTCCGCCCCGTGCCGTCTGCTCCAGTTCCCATGATGCCATCTCAGGCGTCTTCAGGCTCTGCCCCAAGAGACACTTCAGATGCATCCAGCCTTGGAGGGTTTCCTGTCCACTGCCTGCAAAAAGCCGGAGTATTTGTGCAGAAGATCGTCACCACCACCG ACCTGGTGATTCCAGGCAGCAACAGCTCGACAGACGTCCAGGCCAGAATCACCGCCGGGGAGAGCATCCATATCATCCGGGGGACCAAAG GGACATACATCAGGACCTCTGACGGACGTATTTTTGCTGTCAGGGCAGCTAATAAGCCCAAACCTGCAGAGGAAAATGCTGCATCTTTCCCAGCCAAAA CCTTCCAGGCTCCAGCAGAGGAGTCTGCCAAGGTGGACAACGGCTTGTTGTCACCtgaaaggaagcagcagcagccctctgACATCTTGCCCCGCCCTCTTTCCCCCGACAGCCCAGAGATCATCAGCGAGTTGCAGCGCTACACTGGGGTTGCGGGAGGTCCCGGGGATCAAACGCAGAACGGCACGCCTTCCGAAAATCAGGTGCAGCCTAACGGCGGCGGGAATGTGAACCACCACGATGCCTCTGTGACTTCTGTAGTTCAACCCAACATGGACGCTGCTGTTGCTCAAGACCTGAGGATCGGCTCCAAGCGTAAAGCCTCCAGCCCACCCCCAGAGGAGCATCCCAGCAAGCAGCACGCTGCAGGAAAACACTCCTCAGCCTCTATGGCCTCACAAGGGTTCCCCTTCTCGGGAGGGTACGGCCTACCTCCTCTGGGCATCAACCCCTCCGTGCTGGGAGGGTCTCTTGGGCTTTTCATGGGGGCTGGCGCGCCTTATCTCCAGTCCCCTCACACCCACCCGGGGGAGTCCGGTTACATCTACCCAGACCTGTTTGGCTTCGGAGGAGCTGGCGCAGTCCccgcctcctcttcttcaacaACCACCGCTACGCTGTCGACAGCTTCCTCAACATCAACAGTCAGTGCTCCCGGAGCCATGCCGCCATATATGCTgcgacccaatatggcagccaTGGCTGCGATGCTCCCGCCCGGCTTCCCTCTGTCCTACAGCCAGTCTCTGGCTGGCCTCTATGCTGGATCCATGCTCCCCGGAGGGCTGCCGGGAACCGCTGCCTCCCCTGGTCTGTCTGGGGCCAGCTATGTCTCCCAGTACCCACCCACCTCAGCCCCTAGCTCGTGCtcatcttccccctcctccttctcttcatcGGCACGGTCCGAGGGCCACAGGGCCCCCGTGCTGGTGAACGGCAGGAATATtagcagcggctgcagctccGAGGATGAGGGCGATGTCACTaaggtgagaggagagtga